Sequence from the Actinomycetota bacterium genome:
CCGGAGTGATGGCGGAGGTGACCTGCGCGCAGGGGGTCGTGCCGCCGGGCGACGTGCCGGCCCTGGCCGTCGCGATGCGCGAGATGCTCGCGGCGCCCGCGCTGCGCGAGCACTGCTCGTCGGAAGGACGCGAGCGCGTGGCGGCCGGCTTCACTTGGGACGTGATCGCGCGCTCGACGCTCGCCGTGTACGAGCGCGTGCTCGGGAGCGGCGCGTGAGCGCGGGGACAGGCGCGCGACCGGGCGCGGGCCGCACGGCGCTGCGCGCGCTCGGGTGGGTGGCGGTGGCGGCCGTCGTCGGCTGGTTCGTGTGGCGCGCGGTGTCGGAGCTCGCCGGCGACGCGGGACGGGCGGCGCTGCGGTTCCACCCCGGCTACCTCGCGGCCTCGGTGGCCATGCTCGCCTGCTACCACCTGATGTACGCGGGCGGCATGGCGCTCATCCTGCGCGCGCTCGGCGCCCGGTGCGGGCTTCCCGAGGCGTTCGCGCTCAACTACGCGAGCAATCTCGGCAAGTACGTGCCCGGCGGGGTGTGGCCGGTGGTCGGGCGGTACGCGCTCGCGCCGAAGGTCGGCGTGTCCGGCGAGCACGCGGTGCTCTCGGCCGTGCTCGAGAACG
This genomic interval carries:
- a CDS encoding glycosyltransferase; translated protein: GRVRFTGALAHEAALDAMAAADLVVVPSLREGCGVVALEAAALGVPVVATATGVMAEVTCAQGVVPPGDVPALAVAMREMLAAPALREHCSSEGRERVAAGFTWDVIARSTLAVYERVLGSGA